DNA sequence from the Coturnix japonica isolate 7356 chromosome 3, Coturnix japonica 2.1, whole genome shotgun sequence genome:
CTTGTAAGGCACTTCAGCCCAAACCTGTGCAAattctgctcttcctttctaCCAGAGGTTGTCTGTGCCCATGAATGCATGCACCAGAAGCTGTGTAATTTGTAATTTACAGCAAGTGCTAAAAAGCTCTGAGCTCTTATTCAGTATGGGTTGTAAATTAATAGCATCTTCAATTACATTTTAATCTATTCCTCAAAACAGGCTGGACGTGAATTGCAAGTCCTTACTTGGTATTACTATGGACAAATTCTCTCATTCCAGTATTATAAGAATtgggcaaaaaataaataaataaaaatccttgaattctctctttctttatgGTTGGAATTTCTCTAGACAGAGCTCAGTGCCTACATGGTTTGAACTCTTACTATCAGGTCATTAAAATTGGCATATATATGAAATACTTAACAGTGCAAGATTACTGAGGATTTCCACCAAGTCACATGCTTCAGATCAATAAAAAACCAAGATTGTATAAATGGGTTTGAGGAAACAGTGAACTCCTGATCAAAAAGGGATCAGAAGGTGTCTGAACTCTGTCTATAAGGATGATCTTTTGACTAATACTATGACGTATTTCTTATGGAATATTTGTCTCTGTCCAAGAATGGAATAGAGTTTTTAAGAACTTAAATGCCTGAAAACATACCTGTTTCTTTCCAGCTACATCAGTTGCTGGTTTTacctgcctttcctttccttctgtggtAATGACGGTAAATGTGAAGACTGAATATTACTCTAAACCATAGTTGGATATTTTATAGAATTAAAAGGCTCAGTTAAATCTCTGGTACTCTAGAAACCCTAAGGAAGATTCACAGATGTCCGGATTCTCTTTCCTCCAGTGGATCTTCTTTAGCCTTGCCAGACCACTCAGACTATCGCATTTTGCTGCGACCCAGCTGAAGCAGATGCATCTCACTTGTCAGCTATTCCAGACTAAACCAGCTGAGGGCACCAAATTATCATACACAGTGCACCAAGCCTTAGTGTACTCACCACTTAACCTTCAAGGTAAACGTGGAGGTGGCCCTCTCACTGTCATTTAGGAAAGTTGTCCAGCTCTGACTAATAGTATGGAATAGAATTCTTTCAAGATTTCATCTCTAATTAATGCAGGGGAGCAATCATTTCACTGTATATTTTAACTGTATGGCTAAGGAGACCTGTCCATCATGACAGATGTGCCATCCTAAAAAGTGAGTGTTCATGTGGTGAGACATTTGGCAAAGTTATGAAGTTTGTGACCTGGACTTCAAAagtgatcacagaatgacctgggttggaagggacctcatgtagttccaacccccccgcctagcagggccaccaaacatacacatttactagagCAGGTAAGTGatatctaagaaaaaaagaggttcTTGAAATTCCTGCCTCTGAGCAGATGGCAACCTGCTTCATTCAGAGATattctgagagaaaacaaaggaacGCATTATTCATTAAGGCAGCTAATAAGACATTTGCTACATAACCAGAATCTAGATCTCTTTTGCACATAGCAGTATGATCACCTGTTAAGAGCTATTTGGAACAGCTAATCTCCAGACTATGAGAATCTTGATATTGATTAAAAATTACTGGGAACTCATAGCCAAAAAGGGTAATTCATCCTCACTGGTATTTACATGGACAAAACTGAAACAAGCATGTTCCTCAGACCCTTTGCCACTGGTACAAACACACATTTACACATGCCCAAATTTAAATTTGGAATAAGATGACTACACCGGGTAAGGAAAGGAgctatatgtattttttaaggCATGACTTCGCTTTGTATTCCAAGTTTGATGACCCTGGGGACTCACTTCATTCTTCTCCCCTTAACCTTCAAGTAGTTATGGAAGTGATTCTACTTCAGTGGCCAGTTCTCTGGTGATAAGAGTTCAAGTTCCTGGCCAGCTCTATTTAAGAGTTTTGCCACATCAGCACAAGACCTCTCTCAGGTCATTTTACTTAAGCTCTAACCTGTTATCTGCACTATTTACTGCTCTGCTTGCTCAAGATGGAAAGTAATATCTACTTATCTGCTGCAtttttactgacattttttccCGTTGATGTGTAACGTGTGGCTCATCTTTGCTCTCTTGACCTCTTCTGCCTCAGGTCCTCATGGAAGCATGGGAAAAAGGGGTCAACCCAGAATGAAACTCTACGAATCCCAGTAACTGGGACTTcagcacttctttcttttttgcaggAACTGTTGTCACTACTATAGGTGAGGTACTTTCTTTCCTTATAAATTGGGGCTTCCTCCAGCTGTCCTGCAAATccctgagaaaaataaaacaagtgtACAGAATACACCTACAAGACTATCTTGACTACTGTGGGTTatattttcttacatatttCAGGCCATACCTATTCTTGTGTATCCATCATATCAAACTTGCAAAAATGGCCAAGTGCCTCTTTGGCATATGTGATACAACTGTGTACAAACACAGCAAATCCTGAGGTCACTTTGAAGTACTCAGTTGCACTCACAACAACATCAGACTTACAGAAAATGATGGTATTTGTTCAGAATGGAATATTCAACCATAAATGTCCTCTTAGCAGTAGTGAATGCACAGGGCTCTATCATAAGCTATAGCAATTTGTAGACAGAATTAATTGTGTGGAATCATAGGCCTACGGGTCCTTGAGGCATAATGGAAGTGAGTTTCCAAGCCCAAGAAATGATGGCTTACAGATTAACCACGAAACCTTGTCTTgtaacttttcttctgttccaggCTATGGTAACCGATCCCCCAGCACAGTGGCAGGACAGgtcttctgtgtgttttatgCCTTATTTGGAGTGCCGCTTAACTTGGCCTTCCTTAACCAGTTGGGGAAAGGCCTCAATGCTCATCTGATTACTCTGGAAAGATGGGTGCAAAAGCCAGGCCATGACCAGGTACAGTGTCAATCTATCATTTCTTCCCCACTAGTAGAAACTATTTTCTCAGAGACCTAATTTCCTTGAGTGTGTTTACATCTTCTTGAAAAACAGCAATTACATTGCCCTCTATATCAGAAAATCAATATGCTATATTTATCTATGATAGCTTTGTagtaatttgcttttttcctgagAGATTACAGATTTGCAATTTTAAATGCTGATTCTACAAAACTGTTAAAGAAGCATAGCCTCAATTTTAAGCAGAACTTTTAAGTTCTGTTGACTTTAGCAGAGCAtattcatacacacacattGCTGAATCAAGCTCTTATTATCTACCCTATGCTACTATCTACTCCAGAGTCTAGGTCTATATTGTACAGAagacaacttttttctttttggcctGCTAATCTAGCTTGAATTACCTTCCCTGACTGTGCCAGTAATTTagtacttcctttttttctttttttttttttataatgtaaaTAAGCCATCCTTAGTGAATCACTGAATTAGTCCAGATGTATTGGAATAAGGGAAACACTGATAATATGAAATATGTGAAGGTCATTTGTAACAAAGTTAGTGCATGTTTCTGAGTGAAAGGTTCAATGTATCGacccctttagatactggaaaGGGAGATTAGATAGGTTAgatattttgaaacatttcagctttgtctcatttgtctttttttctctctcgcatttttaaaaatcactgaattaCTGCATCCTTTACCTACACAGGGAAAGATTTTCTGATGAATATATACAGATATCATCAAATGCAGTTAATTTAtataagcaaaacatttcttaacTGCCTTAGCTATGCCTGTTCCTCAGCTACATGCAACTCCTTCACCACAAGGGTTTTCATGCTAGTATAGCTGGATcttttctgagatttttaatgcaatttagggatgtggttttttttttttttctttttcaaaacttCAATTATCACTCAGTTCTTGACAGAACTCCTATGACCAGATGGAGCTTTGGAGCTTTATCTGCTTCTTCACTCTGAAAAGCTACCAGGAAACCACTTCACCTCCTTTTAAACACAATTTAATCATGCTTTTGGAAATCAGTTATAATCAGTTCTTCATTCCTGACTTACTACTCTACCTTGTACGTTGCTACTAGAGTTCTTAAAAGCCAGGACAGTATGTAACATTGTGAATTTCAGAGCTTTATGCAATCTTCATTATCTAATTGAGTGCAATTACACTTCTGGAATATTctaaatgagaacagaaatcaACTACAGCATGTTGATAAGTAATTCTCAAGATGCTCATTGCCATGAGTTTGCATCAGACTATGCAGTACTAGTCAAAAGTTCACCAGAGCCACAACTGTGTTCCCTGGTAACCCACAAGTTCCTGATCCTCGCTCCTTAGATCAAACCACTGGGACATTCCCCTGTCCATGACCCATCTGCAGACATTCCGTGTATCTAACTGGTGCAGCCACATATGTTGTAACTTAACAGGCCTTAACATCTCCCAAAAGACAGACGTTTGTAATGAGAGACACAGATCTACTCTATGCTGACAGAAAACAGCCCTGTTCTGAATGCctctaaatttaaaataaaagcaggcaaACTGACTTCATTCAAATTTCATCCAAACATATTTTTGGCTGAGCTCTTGCAAGCCACTTTATAAATCTTTGGAAGCAGTCACAGCAAAGAGAACCCTAATTTGTTCTTGCCAATCTTTGTATCATGAGCTTGGTGCTATTCCTGAAAGACTGGATCCAAGTGATTACAAGAGCATCTCCGTTTAAACTGAAAAAGTGAAGTGAACATTTAACTCCTATGGTTGCTATAgtaattttgaaaatatgacTTGAGTGTACTTCAAAACTCATTccaaaaagctttaaaacatgtttctttttttccccatttttgagatatatatgtttttaattcatgATTGGGTGCAATATCTCTATGAAGGATAAACAGCAAGGTCAGTCTGTAGTTCATAGAAGCATTGGTTTATCCTTCTCTTTTTGgacacagctcccagcaggagTAGGTTTGCGCTTTGGCATCAGCACCTACACATAAACTGATGAGTGTATTCTATTGCAGCTATtatcctctttcccttttctctacATGAATAAGTTGTTTTTAACTCCAATCCACTAGTTCTACTTgatctccccccccccaattcaattctctcctcctcctgggAAGGGAGGGAGTGAGCCAGCAACTGCACAGGGCTAAGCTATCTCCCAGACTAAACCACAAcacaacagagaaacaaaatcacCACCCCCATTGATCACAGCCACATTACTGCAAATGGTGCAATAAATCAGGTTCTAAAGAGGGATAAAACACCAGCAGAGAGAACCACACTAACAGCTGGAGGGGAACCAAGCACATCCAATTCATCCCTTAACCCAAACAAAGATCTAGCATTTGGAAGACACCACTGAAAAACCATGCAATGGGAACAGAGAACAGCATAAGTATACCAGCATGTGAGCCAGTCTTACTCGGATGAAAACCTACCAATGAGCCTGTTTGACACAGAACATGCTAAAGACTAAAGGAAGAGATCTACTAAATCAGCGAGCTTAATGCTTGAAATGAAGGAAACTAAGGCAGCCTGGAGAATTTCAAAAAGCAGTGGAGAATACAAACCAATGGCCTGCAGACATTCAACCAGTAAAAAACTAAAAGCATCACGCAAGTTAAGATTCAACATAACAGGAAAATTCAATTTTGGCCTGCAATGGAATAACCAGGTAACAGCCTGAACCAGAACATGAGCATGAGAGTACCCAGAGCAGGGGAAGCAAACACCCAACCTTCAACACTCCCCGGCACAGCAGGTCTGCCAGTAGAACATATTCAGGCAGAGACAGAACGATCCCCATCAACCATCCCACCCCTCCATGCAAAGAGCGATATTTGATAAAAAAGCTGCATTAGTCCAGACAAACATTTACCCAAAACACTGCTGACACAGGTGAGAAAAACCCTCCACTTCGATATCAGGAACCAATATACTAGGATATGTTTGATTAACAATAACAAAGAGGAGTCAGAAAACATTcgaacaagaaaaacaaaaaagctttaatCTTATGAGAGCGCAGAAGAAACAACCATTCTTACAAAAATCATGTCCAACAGCAACTAACAACACAAATAGAAAATGGCAACAGATAAACCAATGAAAAGGCAGCAATTCAAAGCTACACCCAACGCCAGGTCCCAACGTCGCTTCTTCTTTCTTCGGCAGCAGATCCTGAAATACAAGGCACGACACCATTAgacctgagcagcagcaaacccTCCACCTCAAGGAAGCGGGACACCCGGCGTCCCAAAGGAACGGGGCACACGACCCCGCCAGCCAAGGGGGAAGACCCTGCATCCGCCCCCTCTCCACAGCCCAATTCCAGACAAAACTACTNNNNNNNNNNNNNNNNNNNNNNNNNNNNNNNNNNNNNNNNNNNNNNNNNNNNNNNNNNNNNNNNNNNNNNNNNNNNNNNNNNNNNNNNNNNNNNNNNNNNNNNNNNNNNNNNNNNNNNNNNNNNNNNNNNNNNNNNNNNNNNNNNNNNNNNNNNNNNNNNNNNNNNNNNNNNNNNNNNNNNNNNNNNNNNNNNNNNNNNNNNNNNNNNNNNNNNNNNNNNNNNNNNNNNNNNNNNNNNNNNNNNNNNNNNNNNNNNNNNNNNNNNNNNNNNNNNNNNNNNNNNNNNNNNNNNNNNNNNNNNNNNNNNNNNNNNNNNNNNNNNNNNNNNNNNNNNNNNNNNNNNNNNNNNNNNNNNNNNNNNNNNNNNNNNNNNNNNNNNNNNNNNNNNNNNNNNNNNNNNNNNNNNNNNNNNNNNNNNNNNNNNNNNNNNNNNNNNNNNNNNNNNNNNNNNNNNNNNNNNNNNNNNNNNNNNNNNNNNNNNNNNNNNNNNNNNNNNNNNNNNNNNNNNNNNNNNNNNNNNNNNNNNNNNNNNNNNNNNNNNNNNNNNNNNNNNNNNNNNNNNNNNNNNNNNNNNNNNNNNNNNNNNNNNNNNNNNNNNNNNNNNNNNNNNNNNNNNNNNNNNNNNNNNNNNNNNNNNNNNNNNNNNNNNNNNNNNNNNNNNNNNNNNNNNNNNNNNNNNNNNNNNNNNNNNNNNNNNNNNNNNNNNNNNNNNNNNNNNNNNNNNNNNNNNNNNNNNNNNNNNNNNNNNNNNNNNNNNNNNNNNNNNNNNNNNNNNNNNNNNNNNNNNNNNNNNNNNNNNNNNNNNNNNNNNNNNNNNNNNNNNNNNNNNNNNNNNNNNNNNNNNNNNNNNNNNNNNNNNNNNNNNNNNNNNNNNNNNNNNNNNNNNNNNNNNNNNNNNNNNNNNNNNNNNNNNNNNNNNNNNNNNNNNNNNNNNNNNNNNNNNNNNNNNNNNNNNNNNNNNNNNNNNNNNNNNNNNNNNNNNNNNNNNNNNNNNNNNNNNNNNNNNNNNNNNNNNNNNNNNNNNNNNNNNNNNNNNNNNNNNNNNNNNNNNNNNNNNNNNNNNNNNNNNNNNNNNNNNNNNNNNNNNNNNNNNNNNNNNNNNNNNNNNNNNNNNNNNNNNNNNNNNNNNNNNNNNNNNNNNNNNNNNNNNNNNNNNNNNNNNNNNNNNNNNNNNNNNNNNNNNNNNNNNNNNNNNNNNNNNNNNNNNNNNNNNNNNNNNNNNNNNNNNNNNNNNNNNNNNNNNNNNNNNNNNNNNNNNNNNNNNNNNNNNNNNNNNNNNNNNNNNNNNNNNNNNNNNNNNNNNNNNNNNNNNNNNNNNNNNNNNNNNNNNNNNNNNNNNNNNNNNNNNNNNNNNNNNNNNNNNNNNNNNNNNNNNNNNNNNNNNNNNNNNNNNNNNNNNNNNNNNNNNNNNNNNNNNNNNNNNNNNNNNNNNNNNNNNNNNNNNNNNNNNNNNNNNNNNNNNNNNNNNNNNNNNNNNNNNNNNNNNNNNNNNNNNNNNNNNNNNNNNNNNNNNNNNNNNNNNNNNNNNNNNNNNNNNNNNNNNNNNNNNNNNNNNNNNNNNNNNNNNNNNNNNNNNNNNNNNNNNNNNNNNNNNNNNNNNNNNNNNNNNNNNNNNNNNNNNNNNNNNNNNNNNNNNNNNNNNNNNNNNNNNNNNNNNNNNNNNNNNNNNNNNNNNNNNNNNNNNNNNNNNNNNNNNNNNNNNNNNNNNNNNNNNNNNNNNNNNNNNNNNNNNNNNNNNNNNNNNNNNNNNNNNNNNNNNNNNNNNNNNNNNNNNNNNNNNNNNNNNNNNNNNNNNNNNNNNNNNNNNNNNNNNNNNNNNNNNNNNNNNNNNNNNNNNNNNNNNNNNNNNNNNNNNNNNNNNNNNNNNNNNNNNNNNNNNNNNNNNNNNNNNNNNNNNNNNNNNNNNNNNNNNNNNNNNNNNNNNNNNNNNNNNNNNNNNNNNNNNNNNNNNNNNNNNNNNNNNNNNNNNNNNNNNNNNNNNNNNNNNNNNNNNNNNNNNNNNNNNNNNNNNNNNNNNNNNNNNNNNNNNNNNNNNNNNNNNNNNNNNNNNNNNNNNNNNNNNNNNNNNNNNNNNNNNNNNNNNNNNNNNNNNNNNNNNNNNNNNNNNNNNNNNNNNNNNNNNNNNNNNNNNNNNNNNNNNNNNNNNNNNNNNNNNNNNNNNNNNNNNNNNNNNNNNNNNNNNNNNNNNNNNNNNNNNNNNNNNNNNNNNNNNNNNNNNNNNNNNNNNNNNNNNNNNNNNNNNNNNNNNNNNNNNNNNNNNNNNNNNNNNNNNNNNNNNNNNNNNNNNNNNNNNNNNNNNNNNNNNNNNNNNNNNNNNNNNNNNNNNNNNNNNNNNNNNNNNNNNNNNNNNNNNNNNNNNNNNNNNNNNNNNNNNNNNNNNNNNNNNNNNNNNNNNNNNNNNNNNNNNNNNNNNNNNNNNNNNNNNNNNNNNNNNNNNNNNNNNNNNNNNNNNNNNNNNNNNNNNNNNNNNNNNNNNNNNNNNNNNNNNNNNNNNNNNNNNNNNNNNNNNNNNNNNNNNNNNNNNNNNNNNNNNNNNNNNNNNNNNNNNNNNNNNNNNNNNNNNNNNNNNNNNNNNNNNNNNNNNNNNNNNNNNNNNNNNNNNNNNNNNNNNNNNNNNNNNNNNNNNNNNN
Encoded proteins:
- the KCNK16 gene encoding LOW QUALITY PROTEIN: potassium channel subfamily K member 16 (The sequence of the model RefSeq protein was modified relative to this genomic sequence to represent the inferred CDS: substituted 2 bases at 2 genomic stop codons); amino-acid sequence: MPFLTAPNWQISXTPLLVLGYLFYLLLGAMVFQLLEKQAETHSQDQFHLEKLKFLQNYTCLDRQALEQFIQVLMEAWEKGVNPEXNSTNPSNWDFSTSFFFAGTVVTTIGYGNRSPSTVAGQVFCVFYALFGVPLNLAFLNQLGKGLNAHLITLERWVQKPGHDQVQCQSIISSPLVETIFSET